One genomic segment of Pedobacter endophyticus includes these proteins:
- a CDS encoding complex I subunit 4 family protein: protein MEQLLLLIFLPLAGAIITAFAGKSAKVISTVISVASLGLALFMACNFIPDASTQFEANLPWIADLGIRFHAGIDGISMLVVLLTNLLVPIVILSSYKHQYKNPAAFYALILFMQSGLLLVFTALDAFLFYIGWEAALIPIYFICAFWGGKDRIRINMKFFVYTIAGSLFMLMGIIYLYLQNPANNFDIQAFYALNLDSAQQGWVFWAFFIAFAIKMPIFPFHTWQPDTYTAAPTQGTMLLSGIMLKMGIYGVIRWLLPVVPTGVQDWSCLALVLSIIGIVYASIIAFTQKDAKRLVAYSSIAHVGLIAAGIFASYNLGTAGTPGMQGAMVQMLSHGINVVGLFFVLDIIFSRVKTNKISELGGIAKVAPQLAITFLIIVLGTVALPATNGFIGEFLLLMGVYNYSAWAAAIAGLTIIFGAVYMLRMYQNVMLGQANSLTITFTDIQGTEKLVLYIICALIIILGVYPKPILNLTEASVQHLLEQVSQKLTSVK from the coding sequence ATGGAACAACTTTTACTACTTATATTTCTTCCGCTTGCAGGTGCCATCATTACGGCGTTCGCGGGTAAATCGGCCAAGGTAATCTCAACTGTAATTTCGGTTGCTTCTTTAGGCTTGGCCTTGTTTATGGCCTGTAACTTCATCCCCGATGCAAGTACACAGTTTGAGGCAAACTTGCCCTGGATTGCAGATTTAGGCATCCGTTTTCATGCAGGTATCGACGGTATTAGCATGCTCGTAGTGTTGCTAACCAATTTGTTGGTGCCAATTGTTATCCTCTCGAGCTATAAACACCAATATAAAAACCCTGCGGCTTTCTATGCATTAATTCTGTTTATGCAAAGCGGGCTATTGTTGGTTTTTACTGCTTTAGATGCTTTCTTATTCTATATTGGATGGGAAGCTGCGCTGATTCCAATTTATTTTATCTGCGCATTTTGGGGCGGAAAAGACAGGATTCGCATCAATATGAAGTTTTTCGTTTATACGATTGCAGGTTCATTATTTATGTTGATGGGGATTATTTATCTGTACCTACAAAACCCCGCCAACAACTTCGATATTCAGGCGTTTTATGCTTTAAACTTAGATAGCGCACAGCAAGGATGGGTTTTTTGGGCATTCTTTATTGCTTTTGCCATCAAGATGCCGATTTTTCCTTTCCACACCTGGCAACCTGATACTTATACAGCCGCTCCTACGCAGGGAACGATGTTGTTATCAGGTATTATGTTGAAAATGGGTATTTATGGCGTAATCAGATGGTTATTACCAGTGGTACCAACAGGCGTTCAAGATTGGTCGTGTTTGGCTTTGGTACTTTCTATCATTGGCATTGTATATGCATCAATAATCGCCTTTACCCAGAAAGATGCAAAGCGTTTAGTCGCTTATTCATCAATTGCCCACGTTGGACTGATTGCCGCTGGTATCTTTGCATCATATAACCTGGGTACTGCCGGCACTCCGGGCATGCAAGGAGCGATGGTACAAATGCTAAGCCACGGTATTAATGTAGTAGGCTTGTTCTTCGTTTTAGATATTATCTTTTCACGCGTAAAAACCAATAAGATTTCCGAACTGGGCGGAATTGCCAAAGTTGCACCTCAATTAGCGATTACTTTTCTAATTATCGTTTTAGGTACCGTAGCGCTACCGGCAACCAACGGTTTCATCGGCGAATTTCTATTGTTAATGGGGGTTTATAACTACAGCGCATGGGCGGCTGCAATCGCGGGCTTAACCATTATTTTCGGAGCCGTTTACATGTTGCGCATGTACCAAAATGTAATGCTCGGCCAAGCCAATTCATTAACCATTACTTTCACAGATATTCAGGGAACGGAGAAACTGGTTCTTTATATCATCTGCGCCTTGATTATTATTTTGGGTGTATACCCCAAACCAATATTGAATTTAACAGAGGCATCTGTGCAACATTTATTAGAACAGGTAAGTCAAAAATTAACATCAGTAAAATAA
- the nuoF gene encoding NADH-quinone oxidoreductase subunit NuoF produces the protein MSRKLLLEHINVPGINTLEVYRQKGGYRAVEKALKTLTPEEIVEEVKKSGLRGRGGAGFPTGMKWSFLAKPEGVARYLVCNADESEPGTFKDRYLMTYIPHALIEGMIVSSFALGAKVSYIYVRGEMMPQIRILERAIAEAKAAGWLGKNILGTGYDLELYVQPGGGAYICGEETALLESLEGKRGNPRIKPPFPAIAGLYGCPTVVNNVESIAAVVPIINDGGEEYAKIGIGRSTGTKLISASGNLVKPGVYEIELGLPVEEFIYSDEYCGGIANGKRLKATVAGGSSVPVLPANLTLKLANGEPRLMSYESLSEGGFATGTMLGSGGFIAFDEDQCIVRNTWNFSRFYHHESCGQCSPCREGTGWMEKILHKIEHGHGSMEDVDLLWDVQRKIEGNTICPLGDAAAWPVASAIRHFRDEFEWHIKEPVKSQTQNYGIANYAVPIEKAPVVEEK, from the coding sequence ATGTCTCGAAAACTGTTACTTGAGCATATAAACGTACCAGGCATCAATACACTTGAGGTCTATCGCCAAAAAGGTGGGTATCGTGCCGTAGAAAAAGCCCTTAAAACTTTAACACCTGAAGAGATTGTTGAAGAAGTTAAGAAATCGGGCTTACGCGGTCGCGGAGGTGCGGGTTTCCCAACGGGAATGAAGTGGAGCTTTTTGGCCAAGCCAGAAGGTGTTGCACGTTATTTGGTTTGCAACGCCGATGAGTCTGAACCGGGCACTTTTAAAGACCGTTATTTAATGACTTACATTCCTCATGCTTTAATTGAGGGAATGATCGTTTCTAGTTTTGCCCTTGGTGCAAAGGTTTCATACATCTACGTTCGTGGAGAAATGATGCCGCAAATCCGAATCCTCGAAAGAGCAATTGCTGAGGCAAAAGCAGCGGGTTGGTTGGGTAAAAACATTTTGGGAACGGGTTACGATTTAGAATTATATGTTCAGCCTGGTGGTGGTGCTTACATTTGTGGTGAAGAAACTGCTTTGTTAGAATCACTTGAAGGCAAAAGAGGTAATCCGCGGATCAAGCCGCCATTTCCGGCAATTGCAGGTTTATATGGCTGCCCAACTGTAGTAAACAACGTTGAATCGATTGCCGCAGTGGTGCCGATTATTAACGACGGTGGCGAGGAATACGCCAAAATAGGTATCGGTAGAAGTACAGGTACAAAATTAATATCTGCATCTGGAAACTTGGTTAAACCAGGTGTTTACGAAATCGAATTAGGATTACCAGTTGAGGAATTTATCTACTCGGACGAATATTGCGGCGGTATTGCCAATGGCAAACGCTTAAAAGCAACGGTTGCGGGCGGTTCGTCAGTTCCGGTTTTACCTGCCAACTTAACATTGAAATTAGCAAACGGCGAACCTCGCTTAATGAGTTACGAATCGCTATCAGAAGGCGGCTTCGCAACCGGAACGATGTTAGGTTCAGGAGGCTTTATCGCTTTTGACGAGGATCAGTGTATTGTACGCAACACCTGGAATTTCTCCCGTTTTTATCATCACGAAAGTTGCGGACAATGTTCTCCATGCCGTGAAGGTACCGGATGGATGGAAAAAATCCTGCATAAAATTGAACACGGACATGGTTCGATGGAAGATGTGGATTTGTTATGGGACGTTCAGCGCAAGATTGAAGGTAATACCATTTGCCCATTGGGCGATGCAGCGGCCTGGCCGGTAGCGAGTGCAATTCGTCATTTTAGAGATGAATTTGAATGGCACATTAAAGAACCAGTTAAGAGTCAGACACAAAATTACGGTATCGCCAATTATGCAGTGCCAATAGAGAAAGCACCGGTAGTAGAAGAGAAATAA
- the nuoL gene encoding NADH-quinone oxidoreductase subunit L, with translation MKIEQLIWLVPLLPFLGFVINGLGRKSLSKGLIGIIGSGVILASFIISVVIFFSLQGDTQKSHEVFLFDWISAGTLHIPLSFLVDPLSSIMLLIITGIGFLIHLYSTSYMHDDEGFGKFFSYLNLFVFFMLLLVLGSNYIVMFIGWEGVGLCSYLLIGFWYTNSAYASAAKKAFVMNRIGDLGFLLGVFLMFNFFGSLEFSKIFPQAANMLPGNNTLFWITILLFVGACGKSAQLPLFTWLPDAMAGPTPVSALIHAATMVTAGIYMIARSSVLFDLAPLTQHIIAIIGIATALVAAIIALTQTDIKKVLAYSTVSQLGYMFLGLGVGAYTGSFFHVLTHAFFKALLFLGAGSVIHAMHHEQDMRHMGGLRKKLPITFLTMMIGTIAIAGLPPFSGFFSKDEILANSYQYSPILWGIGVLTAFLTSFYMFRMMFLTFSGKYRGTHHEESHVHESPKAMTIPLVILAILAAIGGAINWPHVFGGNEWLAHWLTGAGVAQHELNLDHSTEFTLMGVSILAAIVALLYAYARYVKGARVPVADEAPRSALAKLSYNKFYLDEIYDFIITKPLDAFSRFFYKIIDTKFIDGIVNGLGWSTNEASKGVRLLQSGNVGFYIFMMVAGIIALLAYTFYYI, from the coding sequence ATGAAAATAGAACAATTGATTTGGCTGGTTCCATTACTTCCCTTCCTGGGATTTGTAATCAACGGACTGGGCAGAAAATCTTTATCTAAAGGACTTATTGGTATCATTGGAAGCGGTGTGATCCTAGCCTCGTTCATCATCAGCGTAGTTATCTTCTTTAGTCTACAAGGCGATACACAAAAATCTCACGAAGTATTTTTATTCGATTGGATCAGCGCAGGCACCTTGCACATTCCACTTTCGTTTTTGGTTGATCCCTTAAGTTCGATCATGTTATTGATCATCACTGGAATCGGTTTCCTCATTCATTTATATTCTACCAGCTACATGCACGATGATGAAGGTTTTGGTAAATTTTTCTCTTACCTTAACCTGTTTGTGTTCTTCATGCTCTTGTTGGTGCTGGGCTCAAACTACATCGTAATGTTTATCGGCTGGGAGGGCGTAGGGTTATGCTCGTACCTGTTAATCGGTTTCTGGTACACCAACAGCGCTTATGCATCGGCAGCCAAAAAAGCTTTCGTAATGAATCGAATTGGCGATTTAGGCTTCTTGCTGGGTGTTTTCTTAATGTTCAATTTCTTTGGAAGTTTAGAATTTTCGAAAATCTTCCCTCAGGCGGCCAATATGTTGCCAGGAAACAACACCTTGTTTTGGATTACCATTTTATTATTTGTTGGTGCCTGCGGTAAATCGGCGCAATTGCCCTTATTCACCTGGTTGCCCGATGCAATGGCCGGACCAACGCCAGTTTCTGCTTTAATTCACGCAGCAACGATGGTTACGGCGGGTATTTACATGATTGCCCGTTCGAGCGTGTTGTTCGATTTGGCACCACTTACCCAACATATTATTGCAATTATCGGAATTGCTACCGCACTTGTGGCTGCAATTATTGCCTTAACCCAAACCGATATTAAAAAAGTATTGGCCTACTCCACCGTATCTCAATTGGGATATATGTTTTTAGGCTTGGGCGTTGGCGCTTATACCGGTTCATTCTTTCACGTATTAACGCATGCATTCTTTAAGGCATTATTATTCTTGGGCGCTGGTTCCGTTATCCATGCCATGCATCACGAGCAAGATATGCGCCACATGGGTGGATTGAGAAAGAAACTCCCTATAACTTTCTTAACCATGATGATCGGTACGATTGCCATTGCAGGCTTACCACCATTTTCAGGGTTTTTCTCTAAAGATGAGATTCTGGCAAATTCGTACCAATACAGCCCAATACTTTGGGGAATAGGTGTTTTAACCGCTTTCCTTACCTCTTTTTATATGTTCAGAATGATGTTCCTTACTTTCTCAGGGAAATACAGGGGAACTCATCACGAAGAAAGCCATGTGCATGAATCGCCTAAAGCGATGACTATTCCATTAGTTATATTGGCAATTTTAGCTGCCATTGGCGGAGCAATTAACTGGCCGCACGTTTTCGGTGGCAACGAATGGTTGGCGCACTGGCTAACTGGTGCAGGTGTTGCACAACACGAGTTAAATTTAGATCACTCAACTGAATTTACCTTAATGGGCGTTTCAATATTGGCGGCCATTGTAGCTTTGCTTTACGCTTACGCCCGATATGTAAAAGGCGCTCGTGTTCCCGTGGCCGATGAAGCACCACGTTCGGCACTTGCAAAATTATCGTATAACAAATTCTATTTAGACGAGATTTACGACTTCATTATCACCAAACCATTAGATGCTTTTTCAAGATTTTTCTACAAAATTATCGACACGAAGTTTATCGACGGAATTGTGAATGGATTAGGATGGAGTACAAACGAGGCAAGTAAGGGTGTTCGTTTATTACAAAGTGGAAATGTTGGTTTCTACATATTTATGATGGTAGCTGGTATCATCGCATTGCTTGCTTATACATTTTATTACATATAA
- a CDS encoding NuoI/complex I 23 kDa subunit family protein gives MESLSNKKKVLEQKPLSFMERMYLPAIAKGMGITISHLFKKEATVRYPEVEREFSTNFRGMHSLKRDENGKERCTACGLCALSCPAEAITMIAAERKPEEKHLYREEKYAATYEINMLRCIFCGLCEEACPKEAIYLDGPIVPADYLRKDFIYGKDKLVEAPLEMKK, from the coding sequence ATGGAATCATTAAGTAACAAGAAAAAAGTACTGGAGCAAAAGCCGTTGAGCTTTATGGAGCGTATGTACCTGCCTGCAATTGCAAAGGGCATGGGCATTACCATCAGCCACTTATTCAAAAAAGAGGCTACAGTAAGATATCCAGAGGTAGAGCGAGAGTTTTCTACCAACTTCAGGGGAATGCACTCTTTGAAACGTGATGAGAACGGGAAAGAGCGTTGCACAGCCTGCGGTTTGTGTGCGCTATCGTGCCCTGCTGAGGCAATTACCATGATTGCAGCAGAACGTAAACCTGAAGAAAAACACTTATACCGCGAAGAGAAATACGCCGCAACTTACGAAATAAACATGCTTCGTTGCATTTTTTGCGGTTTATGTGAGGAGGCTTGCCCAAAAGAGGCCATTTATTTAGATGGACCAATTGTACCAGCTGATTATTTGCGTAAGGATTTTATTTACGGAAAAGATAAATTGGTAGAGGCTCCGTTGGAGATGAAAAAATAA
- a CDS encoding NADH-quinone oxidoreductase subunit N has product MNIIITISITAFIVLYAGLFKAKKALLPLTVVGLLTALGFTIAAWNGNAVHFGMMQTDNFALAFSGVCIVGTLLIFLLTQNYFSSKSDNVAEYHTLILFALAGMIMMVSYKNMAMLFVGLEIMSVSLYILAGIRKKDFASNEASLKYFLMGAFSTGFLLFGITLIYGATGSFDLDKIQAYLVDNSTAISPIFYPGVILMMIGLCFKVGAAPFHFWTPDVYEGSPTLITTFMSTVVKTAGFAAFLRLFADALKPLHDFWVVPLIAIVCITLFIGNVTALFQKNFKRMLAYSSISHAGYLLFSLVVIGANSQNNVLVYAAAYTFASIIAFAVLILVKQKTGSDSFESFNGLGKKNPLVALALTVAMLSLAGIPLTAGFIGKYVMFLNVMAEYHTLLVGFAILNALVGFYYYFRVIIAVWFKDGAETELSTPGQYKVVLLVSVAITLILGVYPAILLNLI; this is encoded by the coding sequence ATGAATATTATAATAACCATTAGTATAACAGCTTTTATTGTACTTTACGCAGGTTTGTTTAAAGCCAAAAAAGCCTTATTGCCGCTTACCGTTGTTGGTTTACTTACCGCGTTGGGCTTTACTATTGCTGCCTGGAACGGTAATGCTGTTCATTTTGGAATGATGCAGACCGATAATTTTGCCCTTGCTTTCTCCGGTGTTTGTATTGTTGGAACGCTTCTCATTTTCTTGCTTACTCAAAATTATTTCAGTTCAAAAAGTGATAATGTCGCCGAGTACCATACCCTCATTCTCTTCGCCCTTGCCGGTATGATTATGATGGTATCATACAAAAACATGGCGATGTTATTTGTTGGGCTCGAGATTATGTCTGTGAGTTTATATATCCTCGCAGGGATTCGAAAGAAAGATTTTGCATCTAATGAGGCATCGCTAAAATACTTTTTAATGGGCGCTTTTTCAACAGGCTTCCTTTTGTTTGGTATCACCTTGATCTATGGCGCAACAGGCTCGTTCGATTTAGATAAGATTCAGGCTTACCTGGTAGATAACAGCACAGCAATTTCCCCGATTTTTTACCCTGGCGTAATCTTGATGATGATCGGCTTATGCTTTAAGGTAGGTGCCGCACCTTTCCATTTCTGGACTCCAGATGTGTATGAGGGTTCGCCAACTTTAATTACCACTTTTATGAGTACCGTAGTTAAAACGGCTGGTTTTGCTGCTTTTTTGAGACTGTTTGCCGATGCTTTAAAGCCGCTTCACGATTTCTGGGTTGTACCGCTGATCGCGATTGTCTGCATAACCTTGTTTATCGGTAACGTAACCGCGTTATTTCAAAAAAACTTTAAGCGAATGTTGGCTTATTCGAGTATCTCGCATGCAGGTTATTTGCTGTTTTCGTTGGTGGTAATCGGCGCAAATTCTCAAAACAATGTGTTGGTTTATGCCGCCGCTTATACTTTCGCTTCTATCATCGCCTTTGCGGTACTTATTTTGGTAAAACAAAAAACAGGGAGCGACAGCTTTGAGAGTTTCAATGGCTTAGGCAAGAAAAACCCATTGGTGGCTTTGGCGCTAACTGTAGCCATGTTATCATTGGCAGGTATTCCGTTAACCGCAGGTTTTATAGGTAAATATGTAATGTTTTTAAATGTAATGGCCGAATACCACACGTTATTGGTTGGGTTTGCTATATTAAACGCTTTGGTTGGCTTTTACTACTATTTCAGGGTAATTATAGCCGTTTGGTTTAAAGACGGCGCAGAAACAGAACTTTCAACGCCGGGTCAATACAAAGTGGTTTTATTGGTTTCGGTAGCAATTACGTTAATTTTGGGCGTTTACCCAGCTATCTTATTAAACCTTATTTAA
- a CDS encoding LytR/AlgR family response regulator transcription factor, whose protein sequence is MIYTCIVIDDEPHSVQQLTEYIDKISILKLEKVYTDSTIALKEILEREDKVDILFTDIEMPNVSGLELAKAAREKFNFLVFVSGHDNYAVAGYGLDVKEFLLKPFDFKKFESKTLSMIDRSAIEPAFICVKAKENKAITKIYLDDIFFIEAKRNHVQISMKETSILVISNISEMEKQLRDTHSFLKIHKSIIASRKYIESFKDDFIYLKNGRKLSVGKTYKNEIATYFS, encoded by the coding sequence ATGATTTACACTTGTATCGTTATTGATGATGAGCCTCATTCGGTTCAACAGCTTACAGAGTATATTGATAAAATATCGATTTTAAAGTTGGAAAAAGTTTATACCGATTCGACAATCGCATTGAAAGAAATATTAGAAAGGGAAGACAAGGTCGATATCTTATTTACAGATATCGAAATGCCCAATGTTTCAGGGTTGGAACTGGCTAAAGCAGCTAGAGAAAAGTTCAATTTTTTGGTATTCGTAAGTGGCCACGATAACTACGCAGTAGCTGGTTATGGCTTGGATGTTAAAGAATTTCTATTAAAACCCTTCGACTTTAAAAAGTTCGAAAGCAAAACTTTATCAATGATTGATCGATCAGCCATTGAACCTGCTTTTATCTGCGTTAAAGCGAAAGAAAATAAAGCAATAACGAAAATCTATCTTGATGATATATTTTTTATCGAAGCTAAGAGAAATCACGTTCAGATTTCTATGAAAGAAACATCTATACTTGTGATTTCGAACATTTCTGAGATGGAGAAACAATTGCGAGACACGCATTCTTTTTTGAAAATCCATAAATCTATTATCGCTTCGAGAAAGTATATAGAAAGCTTTAAAGACGATTTTATCTACCTAAAAAATGGAAGAAAGCTGTCTGTTGGAAAAACCTATAAAAACGAAATTGCCACTTACTTTAGTTAA
- the nuoH gene encoding NADH-quinone oxidoreductase subunit NuoH — translation METGFIIEKFILVAVIFGISLVIAMYSTYAERKVAAYLQDRLGPDRAGPFGILQPLADGVKMFMKEEIIPTTSNRWLFIVGPGLALLCACIGTAVIPWGSPMEIGGKIVPLQVADINVGVLYIFGVVSLGVYGVMIGGWASNNKYSLLSAIRAASQNISYEIAMGLSIIALLLMTNTLSLKTIVEQQHGWHWNVLYQPLGFLIFLVCSFAETNRAPFDLPECETELIGGYHTEYSSMKLGFYLFAEYINMFVSSAVMATLYFGGYNYPGMDYMATLLGPTWAPLFGTAILFAKIFFFIFFFMWVRWTIPRFRYDQLMNLGWKGLIPLAIANIIITGVVIAIIEKF, via the coding sequence ATGGAAACAGGTTTTATCATAGAAAAATTTATTCTGGTAGCGGTAATCTTCGGTATCAGCCTGGTAATTGCCATGTACTCTACTTATGCCGAGCGCAAGGTTGCAGCCTATCTTCAAGATCGTTTAGGCCCTGATAGAGCCGGGCCATTTGGTATTTTGCAGCCATTGGCCGATGGTGTAAAAATGTTTATGAAGGAGGAAATCATTCCCACTACATCAAACAGATGGTTATTCATCGTGGGTCCAGGCTTAGCCTTGCTTTGTGCCTGTATTGGTACGGCGGTTATTCCATGGGGAAGCCCAATGGAAATCGGCGGTAAAATTGTTCCACTTCAGGTAGCCGATATCAATGTGGGCGTTTTGTACATCTTCGGTGTCGTTTCTTTGGGCGTTTATGGTGTAATGATCGGCGGTTGGGCATCAAACAATAAGTATTCGTTATTGAGTGCTATTCGTGCTGCATCGCAAAATATCAGTTATGAAATTGCAATGGGATTATCCATCATCGCTTTGCTTTTAATGACGAACACCTTAAGCTTAAAAACAATTGTAGAGCAACAACATGGCTGGCACTGGAATGTATTGTATCAACCATTAGGATTTTTGATCTTTTTGGTTTGTTCTTTTGCAGAAACCAACCGTGCACCATTCGATTTGCCTGAATGCGAAACGGAGCTTATCGGTGGTTATCACACAGAATATTCATCCATGAAATTAGGGTTTTACCTGTTTGCTGAATACATCAACATGTTTGTTTCATCGGCAGTAATGGCAACCTTATATTTCGGTGGTTACAATTATCCGGGGATGGATTATATGGCTACTTTGTTAGGTCCAACCTGGGCACCATTGTTCGGAACCGCTATTTTATTTGCAAAGATCTTTTTCTTCATCTTCTTTTTCATGTGGGTACGTTGGACAATCCCTCGTTTCCGTTACGATCAATTGATGAATTTAGGTTGGAAAGGTTTGATACCTTTGGCCATTGCCAACATTATAATAACTGGAGTTGTGATCGCGATTATAGAGAAGTTTTAA
- a CDS encoding 2Fe-2S iron-sulfur cluster-binding protein, which translates to MSEKVKVTIDGITVEVDNGTTILNAARQIGGDIVPPAMCYYSKLEGSGGKCRTCIVKVTKGSEKDPRPMPKLVASCRTTVMDGMEVLNITSPEVLEARAGVVEILLINHPLDCPVCDQAGECDLQNLGYEHGLQKTRYEFERRTFDRIDIGDKIQLHMNRCILCYRCVFTADQITNKRVHGILNRGDHSEISTYIQQAVDNDFSGNVIDVCPVGALTDRTFRFKNRVWFTKPVDAHRDCDHEKCTGKVTLWYKGEDVLRVTARKDQFGEVESFICNTCRFDKKATSDWVIEHPTHIDDTSVIASNHYETLKPLHVIQPNEALQAANEIELHKTVKY; encoded by the coding sequence ATGAGTGAAAAAGTTAAGGTTACGATAGATGGAATAACAGTAGAGGTTGACAACGGAACAACCATCCTTAATGCCGCACGGCAAATCGGGGGTGATATCGTTCCGCCTGCCATGTGCTATTATTCTAAGTTAGAGGGCAGTGGTGGTAAATGCCGTACCTGCATTGTTAAGGTAACCAAAGGTTCAGAGAAAGACCCTCGCCCAATGCCAAAATTGGTTGCATCTTGCCGTACAACCGTAATGGATGGTATGGAAGTGCTCAATATTACCTCGCCAGAGGTTCTAGAGGCACGTGCGGGTGTGGTAGAGATTTTATTGATCAATCACCCGTTAGATTGTCCTGTTTGCGATCAGGCTGGAGAATGTGATTTACAAAATTTGGGTTACGAGCACGGTTTGCAAAAAACACGCTATGAATTTGAGCGTCGTACTTTCGATCGTATTGATATTGGCGATAAAATTCAGTTGCACATGAACCGTTGTATTCTGTGCTATCGTTGCGTTTTTACTGCCGATCAAATTACGAACAAGCGGGTTCATGGTATTTTAAACCGTGGCGATCACTCCGAAATTTCTACTTATATTCAACAAGCCGTTGATAACGATTTCTCAGGAAACGTGATCGATGTTTGCCCGGTTGGCGCTTTAACCGATAGAACGTTCAGGTTTAAGAACCGTGTGTGGTTTACCAAACCAGTTGATGCACACCGCGACTGCGACCACGAAAAATGTACCGGAAAGGTAACACTTTGGTATAAAGGTGAAGATGTTTTGCGTGTTACGGCCCGTAAAGATCAGTTTGGTGAAGTAGAAAGCTTTATATGCAACACCTGCCGCTTCGATAAGAAGGCAACGTCTGATTGGGTAATCGAGCACCCAACCCATATTGATGATACTTCGGTAATTGCATCAAACCACTACGAAACATTAAAACCTTTGCATGTTATTCAGCCTAATGAGGCTTTACAAGCTGCGAACGAAATTGAACTACATAAAACAGTTAAGTACTAA
- the nuoK gene encoding NADH-quinone oxidoreductase subunit NuoK, producing the protein MENLTTQMAGVPLNHYIYLCAIIFTIGVIGVLTRRNAIVIFMSVELMLNAVNLLLTAFSVHSNDPSGQVFVFFIMALAAAEVAVGLAIIVMVYRNTKSIDINVLNRLKW; encoded by the coding sequence ATGGAAAATTTAACTACACAAATGGCAGGCGTTCCGCTAAATCATTACATCTATTTATGTGCAATTATTTTCACAATTGGTGTAATTGGGGTATTGACCCGCAGAAATGCAATCGTAATTTTTATGTCCGTTGAGTTGATGTTAAACGCGGTGAATCTGTTATTAACCGCTTTTTCGGTTCACAGCAACGATCCATCCGGGCAGGTTTTCGTATTCTTTATTATGGCATTGGCCGCTGCAGAGGTTGCAGTGGGTTTGGCCATCATTGTAATGGTTTACCGAAATACGAAATCGATAGATATTAATGTTTTAAATCGCCTTAAGTGGTAA
- a CDS encoding NADH-quinone oxidoreductase subunit J family protein produces the protein MSTQVFYFVATLSIIFSLMVIFAKNPIHSVLYLILTFFTFTVHYVLLNAQFLAVVNFIVYMGAIMVLFLFVLMLLNLNKETEPVKSPLIKIVGVIAGCCLVVTLVGSFKAATITSPLILKDPGLGLVENLGKELFGPFLLPFELSSLLLLAAMVGAVLLSKRDEVEA, from the coding sequence ATGAGTACACAAGTATTCTATTTCGTAGCCACATTAAGTATCATCTTTTCGCTGATGGTGATTTTTGCAAAAAATCCTATTCATAGCGTATTGTACTTAATCCTCACGTTTTTCACATTCACCGTACATTATGTGTTGTTGAATGCCCAATTTTTGGCCGTTGTAAATTTCATCGTTTACATGGGTGCCATTATGGTGTTATTTTTATTCGTACTGATGCTCCTCAACCTAAACAAGGAAACCGAGCCTGTTAAGTCGCCATTGATTAAAATTGTCGGTGTTATTGCAGGATGTTGTTTAGTGGTTACCTTGGTCGGCTCATTTAAGGCAGCAACAATCACAAGTCCTTTGATTTTGAAAGATCCGGGGCTGGGTTTAGTAGAAAATCTGGGCAAAGAGCTTTTTGGGCCATTTTTATTGCCATTCGAATTATCATCTCTATTACTGTTGGCGGCAATGGTTGGAGCAGTTTTGTTATCTAAAAGAGATGAGGTAGAAGCATAA